In one Sphingobium sp. MI1205 genomic region, the following are encoded:
- the map gene encoding type I methionyl aminopeptidase, producing MVKTPDELALMRISGKLLASVFEMLDGQDLAGLSTLQVNDLVDRFITDDLAARPASKGQYGFKYVLNCSINNVVCHGVPAPDEIIRDGDIINLDITLEKNGFIADSSKTYLVGNAPPAARRLVKVAQEAMWKGIGQVRPGAHLGDIGFAIERHAKKNGYSVVREYCGHGIGREMHEDPHILNFGRPGTGMKLSEGMVFTIEPMVNQGTRKVSTRDDGWTVVTNDGKLSAQFEHTVAVTGSGVEVLTLRRDESPMLDRRM from the coding sequence ATGGTAAAGACGCCCGACGAACTGGCGCTCATGCGCATATCGGGCAAGTTGCTCGCATCCGTTTTTGAAATGCTGGATGGACAGGATCTCGCGGGCCTTTCGACGTTGCAGGTCAATGATCTGGTCGATCGCTTCATCACCGACGATCTTGCAGCCCGTCCCGCGAGCAAGGGTCAATATGGCTTCAAATATGTCCTGAACTGCTCCATCAACAATGTCGTCTGTCATGGCGTACCGGCACCGGATGAAATCATCCGGGACGGCGACATCATCAACCTCGACATCACCCTGGAAAAAAACGGCTTCATCGCCGACTCCAGCAAGACCTACCTGGTCGGAAACGCGCCCCCGGCCGCCCGACGGCTGGTAAAGGTCGCGCAGGAGGCAATGTGGAAAGGCATAGGGCAAGTGCGGCCCGGCGCCCATCTGGGCGACATCGGCTTTGCGATCGAACGGCATGCCAAGAAAAATGGCTATTCGGTCGTGCGCGAATATTGCGGCCACGGCATTGGCCGCGAAATGCATGAAGATCCGCACATACTCAATTTCGGACGGCCGGGAACGGGCATGAAATTGAGCGAAGGCATGGTTTTCACCATCGAGCCGATGGTCAATCAGGGCACGCGTAAAGTGTCCACACGGGATGATGGATGGACAGTCGTCACCAATGACGGAAAGCTATCGGCCCAATTCGAACACACGGTAGCGGTAACCGGCAGCGGCGTCGAAGTCCTGACCCTGCGCCGCGACGAAAGCCCGATGCTCGACCGCAGGATGTGA
- a CDS encoding Hpt domain-containing protein has protein sequence MSYDPGALNAALAAAVGEDIALIADLRVAFMESAERQLDLLRKAQSDSSWELASWRLKGLAASFGLTHLMALADEAADCVRGDPRILRQLRMAIDRLQQG, from the coding sequence ATGTCCTATGATCCTGGCGCCCTGAATGCCGCTCTTGCCGCCGCCGTCGGCGAAGATATCGCGCTGATCGCGGACTTGCGCGTCGCCTTCATGGAGAGCGCAGAGCGTCAGCTCGACCTGCTGCGCAAGGCGCAATCCGATTCCAGTTGGGAACTGGCATCGTGGCGCCTCAAGGGGCTGGCGGCCAGTTTTGGCCTCACGCATCTGATGGCGCTGGCCGACGAAGCAGCCGACTGCGTTCGCGGCGATCCCCGGATTCTTCGGCAATTGCGGATGGCGATCGACCGGCTTCAGCAGGGCTGA
- a CDS encoding DUF2336 domain-containing protein, with the protein MLADMSAFSFLTGPTAADSWPTASVLAGMSAVPVGHAIDLAIFFPNEGRERHDALMAETRRHLGACVTGIERSLRFALEQQPQVAALLAPRMEAICWPTICAQPTLLGPALLAHMQMRAGVTLLLRQFGQPDDRLDESEAETILPTNDAAVAEALVALAEAEGRWLAPGAEDEPMQPDLPAEHFAELMWTAAASIMALVQRSASTDADMMLPAFEKAGWTLLSEHDETRGPIAAAERLVRCLGERADAPELLGAALGQRRFLLFAALTARRLRMDCAHVADILVMSPVAELAALCRSLGGSDADYRHLLLALRPVRPSLTDAAIIIEAERYQALTEAQADGLVNALRAPRALRAKLDHLRQVTI; encoded by the coding sequence ATGTTGGCCGACATGAGCGCCTTTTCGTTCCTTACCGGGCCGACCGCGGCTGACAGTTGGCCGACGGCTTCCGTCCTGGCCGGCATGTCCGCCGTTCCCGTTGGCCATGCCATTGATCTGGCGATTTTCTTCCCCAATGAGGGGCGCGAACGCCATGATGCCTTGATGGCGGAGACGCGACGGCACCTGGGGGCCTGCGTGACCGGTATCGAGCGATCATTGCGATTCGCGCTGGAGCAGCAACCCCAGGTCGCCGCCTTGCTGGCGCCACGAATGGAGGCGATCTGCTGGCCCACCATCTGCGCGCAGCCCACGCTGCTGGGTCCGGCATTGCTAGCCCATATGCAGATGCGTGCGGGCGTGACGTTGCTGCTGCGGCAGTTCGGGCAGCCTGATGACCGACTTGACGAGTCAGAGGCGGAAACCATCCTGCCGACCAATGATGCCGCCGTTGCCGAAGCGCTCGTTGCGCTGGCCGAGGCAGAGGGTAGATGGCTGGCACCCGGCGCTGAGGACGAACCGATGCAGCCGGATCTTCCCGCCGAACATTTCGCCGAGTTGATGTGGACAGCTGCTGCATCCATCATGGCGCTGGTGCAGCGATCGGCGTCAACCGACGCCGACATGATGCTGCCAGCTTTCGAAAAGGCGGGGTGGACGCTGCTTTCGGAACATGACGAAACCAGGGGGCCGATCGCTGCGGCGGAGCGGCTGGTGCGGTGTCTGGGCGAGCGTGCGGACGCGCCCGAATTGCTGGGTGCGGCGCTGGGGCAGCGGCGCTTCCTGCTGTTCGCGGCCCTGACCGCGCGTCGGTTGCGCATGGACTGCGCGCATGTCGCCGACATATTGGTGATGAGCCCAGTTGCGGAACTGGCCGCCTTGTGCCGTTCCCTGGGCGGGTCGGACGCAGATTACCGACATCTGTTGCTGGCTCTGCGGCCGGTGCGGCCATCGCTCACCGACGCGGCGATCATCATCGAGGCGGAGCGTTATCAGGCGTTGACAGAGGCGCAGGCGGACGGTTTGGTAAATGCATTGCGCGCGCCGCGGGCGCTTCGCGCGAAGCTCGATCATTTGCGGCAGGTCACCATCTGA
- the wecB gene encoding non-hydrolyzing UDP-N-acetylglucosamine 2-epimerase encodes MKVAVVFGTRPEAIKLFPVIHALRTREQINARVIVTAQHRGLLDQVLEIAGIKPDIDLNAMMPNQTLDGLTAKLIVELGKAFDVEKPDRVLVHGDTLTTMVASLAAYYRQIPVAHVEAGLRSGDIYHPWPEEVNRRVVACIADMNFAPTQAAADALLRENRDARSIHVTGNTVIDALLATRERIVAMPSLAQGLDDLAARFGGRRIVAVTSHRRENFGGGMEAIARSIADIAARPDVAVIFPVHPNPNVRPVMEAVLGELPNVAMIEPLDYPHFVRLLDICHLVLTDSGGVQEEAPSLGKPVLVMRETTERPEGVSAGTAKLVGTDRARIVREVLALLDDEAAYAAMARAHNPFGDGHAAERIAAVIAADRASAEGLEEAA; translated from the coding sequence ATGAAAGTTGCGGTGGTATTCGGGACTCGTCCCGAAGCGATCAAGCTGTTTCCGGTTATCCATGCGCTAAGGACGCGCGAACAGATCAATGCGCGCGTCATTGTAACGGCGCAGCATCGCGGATTGTTGGACCAGGTGCTGGAAATCGCAGGCATCAAGCCGGACATCGACCTGAACGCGATGATGCCCAACCAGACGCTCGACGGGCTGACAGCCAAGCTGATCGTCGAGCTGGGCAAGGCATTCGATGTGGAAAAGCCCGATCGCGTGCTGGTGCATGGTGACACGTTGACCACCATGGTCGCCAGCCTGGCCGCCTATTACCGCCAGATCCCGGTTGCCCATGTCGAGGCGGGCTTGCGGAGCGGGGACATCTATCACCCCTGGCCAGAAGAGGTGAACCGCCGCGTCGTCGCCTGCATCGCGGACATGAATTTTGCCCCAACCCAAGCGGCGGCTGATGCGCTTCTGCGGGAAAATCGGGACGCCAGGAGCATCCACGTTACCGGCAACACGGTCATCGATGCGCTGCTGGCGACGCGCGAACGAATTGTGGCCATGCCCTCGCTGGCGCAGGGACTGGATGATCTGGCGGCGCGCTTTGGGGGCAGGCGGATCGTTGCCGTCACCAGCCACAGGCGCGAGAATTTTGGTGGCGGCATGGAGGCGATCGCCCGATCCATAGCCGATATTGCAGCGCGGCCTGACGTCGCGGTGATATTCCCGGTCCATCCCAATCCCAATGTGCGCCCGGTCATGGAAGCCGTGCTGGGCGAGCTGCCCAATGTGGCGATGATCGAACCGCTCGATTATCCGCATTTCGTGCGATTGCTGGATATTTGCCATCTGGTGCTGACCGACAGCGGCGGAGTTCAGGAGGAGGCGCCTTCGCTGGGCAAGCCTGTGCTGGTCATGCGGGAGACGACGGAACGGCCCGAAGGCGTCAGTGCGGGCACTGCGAAGCTGGTCGGCACGGATCGCGCGCGGATCGTGCGGGAAGTGCTGGCGCTGCTGGACGATGAGGCCGCCTATGCCGCGATGGCGCGGGCGCATAATCCCTTTGGCGATGGCCATGCGGCGGAGAGGATAGCTGCGGTGATCGCCGCCGATCGGGCAAGCGCGGAAGGGCTGGAGGAAGCGGCCTGA
- a CDS encoding GumC family protein — protein MAERSIRIDSDPSPIGTEGRASRIVTTARASWTAIWRHRLILFVTMALCVLTGIIFILLSTPDYRATASVEVEDVPAGAAGAGAAQRQMTAADNESLMQTELEVLRSRALAEDVARELALVGSRTFFDGMDERRPDRGVGSLNQRQVETEAVIGLLRDNLDVELPGKSRVIRISFISADPILSARVANSYADSLIRADLKRGFESGVQARRFLLGELDGARRDLEHAERDLATYAAQAGASLGAGVVGQGGSSSGGTTATRLAQLNAFRAQAIADRIAAQKRWESARLSSVETLPEVLNNGGMQQLMAQRAQARAAVVEERQFRKDAHPEMREARARLAALDDQAETMANTIRASLREQYEVAVHGEKQIDAEIAGLERQAQAERGRGVQMSILERSVDTYRLLHDSLLQRYRDMASQAGFQAGRIQPLDRAAVPTRPSSPRIGITMLLASLGGLALGLLMVAGRHVFDDAVTSADTLAERANLPLLGTVPVTDKPAAETFVPIASSLLLASSNGLPGSILVTSAQEGEGKSSTVHALALALAKLDRRVLVIDADMRRPRQHGLFQLAPERGISEVMTGQAKAEDVIVDSGTPGVSLLPSGAIPPNPAELLSTSALDVLLASVQGRYDTILIDAPPILGVPDASLLASKAQAAVLVVEWGRNHHGGLRVAVDRLRRAGGAIIGAVLTKQQGRAFEYDYHRGD, from the coding sequence ATGGCGGAGCGGAGCATTCGTATCGATAGCGATCCTTCACCCATCGGGACGGAAGGACGGGCGTCGCGCATCGTGACGACGGCGCGGGCGAGTTGGACGGCGATATGGCGCCACCGCCTCATCCTGTTCGTCACCATGGCGTTGTGCGTGCTGACGGGAATCATCTTCATCCTGCTGTCCACTCCCGATTATCGCGCGACAGCTTCGGTCGAGGTGGAGGATGTGCCTGCCGGAGCGGCGGGAGCTGGCGCGGCGCAGCGGCAGATGACCGCCGCCGATAATGAATCGCTGATGCAGACCGAACTGGAAGTGCTGCGGAGCCGGGCGCTGGCCGAAGACGTCGCGCGCGAACTGGCGCTGGTCGGCAGCCGCACCTTTTTCGATGGCATGGATGAACGGCGGCCTGATCGCGGCGTGGGATCGCTCAACCAGCGACAGGTGGAAACCGAAGCCGTCATCGGCCTGCTGCGCGACAATCTGGATGTGGAACTGCCAGGCAAGAGCCGGGTGATCCGCATCAGCTTTATCAGCGCCGATCCCATCCTGTCCGCCCGCGTTGCCAATAGCTACGCCGACAGCCTCATCCGCGCGGATTTGAAGCGCGGTTTTGAATCAGGCGTGCAGGCGCGCCGTTTCCTGCTGGGTGAACTCGACGGAGCGCGTCGGGATCTGGAACATGCCGAACGGGACCTAGCCACCTATGCCGCACAGGCGGGCGCGTCGCTGGGCGCGGGGGTTGTGGGGCAGGGAGGAAGCAGTTCGGGTGGCACGACCGCCACGCGTCTGGCGCAATTGAATGCGTTCCGCGCGCAGGCGATCGCTGACCGCATCGCGGCGCAGAAGCGTTGGGAAAGCGCGCGGCTTTCCAGCGTCGAGACACTGCCGGAAGTGCTGAACAATGGCGGCATGCAGCAGTTGATGGCGCAGAGGGCGCAGGCGCGAGCCGCCGTGGTCGAGGAAAGGCAGTTCCGCAAGGACGCACATCCTGAAATGCGCGAGGCGCGGGCACGGTTGGCGGCCCTTGACGATCAGGCAGAGACGATGGCCAACACGATCCGTGCGTCGCTTCGCGAACAATATGAAGTCGCCGTGCATGGCGAAAAGCAGATCGATGCGGAGATTGCCGGGCTTGAACGTCAGGCGCAGGCCGAGCGGGGGCGCGGGGTGCAGATGAGTATCCTGGAACGCTCCGTCGATACGTACCGATTGCTGCATGACAGCCTGCTTCAACGGTATCGCGACATGGCGTCCCAAGCCGGTTTTCAGGCTGGACGGATACAACCGCTCGACCGTGCGGCTGTACCGACGCGGCCATCTTCGCCCCGCATCGGTATCACCATGTTGCTGGCGTCGCTTGGCGGGCTGGCGCTTGGACTGCTGATGGTCGCGGGACGGCATGTGTTCGACGATGCCGTGACATCGGCGGACACGCTGGCGGAGCGAGCCAACCTGCCCTTGCTGGGCACCGTGCCGGTGACTGACAAGCCCGCAGCCGAAACCTTCGTGCCGATAGCCTCCTCGTTGCTGCTTGCGTCATCGAACGGGCTGCCCGGTTCGATCCTGGTAACGAGCGCGCAGGAGGGCGAAGGCAAATCCTCGACCGTGCATGCGCTGGCGCTTGCCTTGGCCAAGCTCGACCGGCGGGTACTGGTGATCGATGCCGATATGCGCCGCCCCAGGCAGCACGGCCTTTTCCAGCTTGCCCCCGAACGTGGCATCAGCGAGGTGATGACGGGACAGGCCAAGGCGGAGGACGTCATCGTCGATAGCGGCACGCCGGGGGTTTCGTTGCTGCCCAGCGGGGCAATTCCGCCCAATCCGGCGGAATTGCTTTCGACGTCGGCCCTAGATGTCCTGCTCGCCAGCGTGCAGGGGCGCTACGACACGATCCTGATCGATGCCCCGCCTATCCTGGGCGTGCCCGACGCGTCGTTGCTGGCAAGCAAGGCGCAGGCTGCGGTGCTGGTCGTGGAATGGGGCCGCAACCATCATGGTGGCCTGCGCGTGGCGGTCGATCGCTTACGCCGCGCCGGTGGCGCGATCATTGGCGCCGTGCTGACCAAGCAGCAGGGGCGCGCGTTCGAATATGATTATCACAGGGGTGACTAG
- the wecC gene encoding UDP-N-acetyl-D-mannosamine dehydrogenase, which yields MPIDKQQKVSVIGLGYIGLPTAALIARGGAQVVGVDVSGHVVETVNSGRVHIEEVDLDGLVQGVVARGNLRASLTVEPSDVFIIAVPTPVSEDRAPDISHVLKAARTVAEVLKAGDTVILESTSPVGTTEAMRDLFAQLRPDLKMPGQGGAGDVAIAYCPERVLPGRILVELIDNDRCIGGITPRCARKALAFYRQFVRGACITTSARAAEMVKLVENSFRDVNIAFANELSVIAEGMDIDVWEVIRLANRHPRVNILSPGPGVGGHCIAVDPWFIVHGDPENSRLIRTAREVNDAKTDHVVAKASDMIDEYPGEDIACLGLAFKANIDDFRESPAVKVAARLARRYGRRVKLVEPYAHDLPMEFAGTGAALMDLDTALEQCGVFVILVDHDMFTSVPVDERVGKAVYDTRGVWPDQPRRLAHDQPGRIAV from the coding sequence ATGCCCATCGACAAGCAGCAGAAGGTTTCCGTCATTGGCCTTGGCTATATCGGCTTGCCGACCGCCGCCCTGATCGCGCGGGGCGGGGCGCAGGTTGTCGGCGTGGATGTCAGCGGCCATGTGGTCGAGACCGTCAATTCGGGCCGTGTCCATATCGAGGAAGTCGACCTGGACGGCCTGGTGCAGGGCGTGGTGGCGCGCGGCAATCTGCGCGCCAGCCTGACGGTCGAGCCGAGCGACGTGTTCATCATCGCCGTGCCCACTCCGGTTTCGGAAGATCGCGCGCCCGACATTTCCCATGTGCTGAAAGCCGCACGCACGGTCGCTGAAGTGTTGAAGGCGGGCGATACCGTCATTTTGGAGTCCACCTCTCCCGTCGGCACCACCGAAGCCATGCGTGACCTGTTCGCGCAGCTTCGCCCGGACCTGAAGATGCCGGGGCAGGGCGGGGCGGGGGACGTCGCCATCGCCTATTGCCCGGAGCGCGTTCTGCCCGGCCGCATTCTGGTCGAACTGATCGACAATGACCGCTGCATCGGCGGCATCACGCCGCGCTGCGCGCGCAAGGCGCTTGCCTTTTACCGCCAGTTCGTGCGGGGCGCGTGCATCACCACCAGCGCCCGAGCAGCGGAGATGGTGAAGCTGGTCGAAAACAGTTTCCGCGACGTCAACATCGCCTTTGCCAACGAGCTATCCGTGATCGCCGAGGGCATGGATATCGATGTGTGGGAGGTTATTCGTCTCGCTAACCGTCATCCGCGCGTCAACATCCTGTCGCCCGGTCCCGGTGTCGGTGGGCATTGCATCGCGGTGGATCCATGGTTCATCGTCCATGGCGATCCGGAAAATAGCCGCCTTATCCGCACAGCGCGCGAGGTCAATGACGCCAAGACCGATCATGTCGTCGCCAAGGCGTCGGACATGATCGACGAATATCCGGGCGAGGACATTGCCTGCCTTGGTCTCGCCTTCAAGGCGAACATCGATGATTTTCGGGAGAGTCCGGCGGTGAAGGTCGCAGCCCGGCTCGCACGCCGCTACGGCCGCCGCGTCAAGCTGGTGGAACCCTATGCCCATGACTTGCCGATGGAATTTGCGGGCACCGGCGCGGCATTGATGGATCTCGATACGGCTCTGGAACAATGTGGTGTTTTTGTCATTCTAGTCGATCATGACATGTTCACATCAGTCCCGGTGGACGAGCGCGTTGGCAAGGCCGTCTATGATACGCGCGGTGTCTGGCCCGACCAGCCGCGCCGTCTGGCGCACGATCAGCCGGGGCGTATCGCGGTCTGA
- a CDS encoding sensor histidine kinase, with translation MNMPAHPAIIRATVAANGLLLSADAPLLGLQREAGSDVGAVLAIPQLAAIARLASRLGVTVSRPVIAAAERGDVEMWVRARPEADGVQISVIEWNERPAATAPMDGVRRDADIAAVAEGWTWQIDTQLRFQMVLEGVGAESALPEAPPVAGSRFTSYFELRPDEEGDLPILRGFAQRRAFRDQIATLIAEPEQCVRLTGFPMFDLAGQLLGYRGKAFPLDRAILAPHVPAAPAVVIYPAEFGRRLDRSLRQPLGRIIANADSINAQIDGPLRPDYAGYASDIAAAGRHLMALIDDLADLQAIDRLDFTVATEDVDLADIGRRAAGLFVVKAMDRKIRIVAPAADQSAVATGEFRRALQILMNLVGNAVRYAPEDSEVRIETGRDDGFAWIAVMDQGAGVPEGSRERIFHKFERLGRSDPGGSGLGLYISRRLALAMGGDIRIDEAPGGGARFTLTLPTNSGG, from the coding sequence ATGAATATGCCGGCGCATCCCGCGATCATTCGCGCGACGGTAGCGGCCAATGGGCTGCTGCTGAGCGCAGATGCGCCATTGCTGGGCCTTCAGCGAGAAGCGGGTTCCGACGTGGGAGCGGTGCTGGCGATCCCGCAACTGGCTGCGATCGCGCGTTTGGCGTCGCGTTTGGGTGTCACCGTCTCGCGCCCGGTGATTGCCGCTGCCGAACGCGGCGACGTTGAAATGTGGGTCCGGGCGCGGCCCGAAGCGGACGGGGTGCAGATTTCCGTCATCGAATGGAATGAACGGCCCGCTGCCACTGCTCCAATGGATGGCGTGCGGCGGGACGCCGATATTGCCGCTGTTGCGGAAGGCTGGACCTGGCAGATCGATACTCAGCTTCGTTTTCAGATGGTGCTGGAAGGGGTAGGGGCGGAGAGCGCCTTGCCTGAAGCCCCTCCCGTAGCGGGCAGCCGATTCACCAGCTATTTTGAACTTCGGCCAGACGAGGAGGGCGATTTGCCGATCCTGCGGGGCTTTGCGCAGCGGCGCGCGTTCCGCGACCAGATCGCCACGCTGATCGCGGAGCCAGAACAATGCGTTCGCCTGACCGGCTTTCCGATGTTCGATCTTGCCGGGCAGTTGCTCGGCTATCGTGGCAAGGCATTTCCCCTGGATCGCGCCATTTTGGCACCACATGTTCCGGCGGCACCCGCAGTTGTCATCTACCCGGCCGAGTTCGGGCGGCGGCTGGACCGCTCGCTGCGACAGCCACTGGGGCGGATCATCGCCAATGCCGATTCGATCAACGCGCAGATCGACGGGCCGTTGCGCCCCGATTATGCCGGTTATGCGTCGGACATTGCAGCGGCTGGACGTCACTTGATGGCGCTGATCGATGATCTGGCGGACTTGCAGGCGATCGACCGGCTGGATTTCACCGTGGCCACCGAAGATGTCGATCTTGCGGATATCGGGCGGCGCGCGGCAGGGCTGTTCGTGGTCAAGGCCATGGACCGCAAGATCCGCATTGTCGCTCCGGCCGCCGACCAATCGGCCGTGGCAACCGGCGAGTTCCGGCGGGCGCTTCAAATACTGATGAATCTTGTCGGGAACGCGGTGCGCTATGCGCCCGAGGACAGCGAAGTACGGATCGAGACAGGCCGCGATGACGGCTTTGCCTGGATTGCGGTGATGGATCAGGGCGCGGGCGTGCCTGAGGGCAGCCGGGAGCGGATATTCCATAAGTTCGAGCGGCTGGGCCGCAGTGATCCGGGTGGAAGTGGCCTGGGCCTCTATATTTCACGCAGGCTCGCGCTGGCGATGGGCGGGGATATTCGTATTGATGAGGCGCCGGGCGGCGGCGCCCGATTCACGTTGACGCTGCCCACCAACAGCGGCGGCTAG
- a CDS encoding polysaccharide biosynthesis/export family protein — MPSDRMKKALTIVSALFLLGACSTAETAPRGDDAYAAIPPAPALASDYRISPDDVLRVQVYHEPGLSLEDAQVTAAGTVRMPLIGDVPVAGLSAGEASDVIAGRLGERYLVSPQVTIFVKKAVGRRITVDGEVREPGLFPIEGRLGLLQVVAMAKGPTRLASLKQIVVVRQADGTRKAAMFDLSAIRKGEAPDPEILPGDTIIVGLSRAKAILGGALLALPAIGAGFVALDGGR; from the coding sequence ATGCCGAGCGACAGAATGAAGAAGGCGCTGACCATTGTGTCGGCCCTCTTCCTGCTCGGCGCCTGTTCGACGGCCGAAACCGCGCCCAGGGGGGACGACGCCTATGCGGCTATCCCGCCAGCTCCGGCACTGGCGAGCGATTATCGCATTTCTCCTGACGATGTCCTGCGGGTGCAGGTCTATCATGAGCCGGGCCTGTCGCTTGAGGATGCCCAGGTAACCGCCGCAGGCACGGTGCGCATGCCGCTGATCGGGGATGTGCCGGTGGCGGGATTGTCAGCGGGCGAAGCGTCCGACGTCATCGCGGGCAGGCTTGGCGAGCGTTATCTGGTTTCGCCGCAGGTCACGATTTTCGTGAAGAAGGCGGTTGGCAGGCGCATTACCGTTGATGGCGAAGTGCGCGAGCCGGGCCTCTTTCCCATTGAGGGCCGCCTTGGCCTGTTGCAGGTGGTCGCAATGGCCAAGGGGCCGACGCGGCTCGCCAGTCTGAAGCAGATCGTCGTCGTGCGTCAGGCTGACGGGACCCGGAAGGCCGCGATGTTTGACCTGTCCGCTATCCGAAAGGGCGAAGCGCCGGATCCTGAAATCCTGCCGGGCGATACGATCATCGTCGGATTGTCCCGCGCGAAGGCGATCCTTGGCGGGGCATTGCTCGCACTGCCTGCAATCGGCGCAGGCTTTGTCGCGCTCGACGGAGGGCGCTGA
- a CDS encoding ParD-like family protein produces MGIVKIDEDLHEEVRRASTVMCRSINAQAEFWMKIGKLAEANPTLSFNDIVKMQLESADVRIADLAAA; encoded by the coding sequence ATGGGCATCGTGAAAATTGACGAAGATCTGCACGAAGAGGTGCGCCGCGCCAGCACCGTCATGTGCCGGTCCATAAACGCCCAGGCCGAATTCTGGATGAAGATCGGCAAGCTGGCCGAAGCCAATCCCACCTTGTCCTTCAACGACATTGTGAAGATGCAGCTCGAATCCGCCGATGTGCGCATCGCGGATCTGGCCGCTGCCTGA
- a CDS encoding UDP-glucose dehydrogenase family protein, whose product MKITMIGTGYVGLVSGACFADFGHDVCCVDKDAGKIDAIESGRMPIFEPGLDQLVANNAAAGRLTFTTDLAAGVKGADAIFIAVGTPSRRGDGHADLSYVYAAAREIAEAVDGPTVIVTKSTVPVGTGDEVERIVREVRPDLDIQVVSNPEFLREGAAIGDFKRPDRVVVGTTGNERANAVMSQVYRPLNLNQAPVMFTGRRTAELIKYAANAFLATKITFINEMADLCEAVGAEVQDVSRGIGLDNRIGSKFLHAGPGYGGSCFPKDTLALVKTGQDFDTPIRIVETVVQVNDLRKRAMGRKIVKALGGDARGRTVALLGLTFKPNTDDMRDAPSLAIVQALEDAGARIVAYDPEGMDVAKPMMSSVTMVKDAYEAAAGADALVLVTEWDIFRALDLKRLAASMNKPVLIDLRNIYPRSEAEAAGFSLTRVGGKGVDA is encoded by the coding sequence ATGAAGATCACGATGATCGGCACGGGATATGTCGGCCTGGTTTCGGGTGCCTGCTTTGCCGATTTCGGCCATGATGTCTGTTGCGTGGACAAGGATGCGGGAAAGATCGACGCGATCGAATCCGGCCGCATGCCGATCTTTGAACCCGGTCTTGACCAATTGGTCGCAAACAATGCCGCAGCCGGCCGGCTGACCTTCACGACGGATCTTGCCGCAGGGGTCAAGGGCGCGGACGCCATCTTCATCGCGGTGGGCACGCCGTCGCGCCGTGGCGATGGCCATGCTGACCTCAGCTATGTTTACGCCGCAGCGCGCGAAATCGCAGAGGCGGTGGACGGACCGACCGTCATCGTCACCAAGTCCACGGTCCCGGTCGGCACCGGCGACGAGGTAGAGCGCATCGTTCGCGAAGTGCGCCCGGACCTCGACATTCAGGTGGTATCCAACCCCGAATTTCTGCGCGAAGGCGCTGCCATCGGCGATTTCAAGCGGCCCGACCGCGTTGTCGTCGGCACCACAGGCAATGAACGGGCGAACGCCGTCATGTCGCAGGTTTATCGCCCGCTGAACCTCAATCAGGCGCCTGTCATGTTCACCGGCCGCCGCACGGCCGAACTGATCAAATATGCCGCCAACGCCTTCCTCGCGACGAAGATCACCTTCATCAACGAAATGGCGGACCTGTGCGAAGCGGTCGGCGCGGAAGTCCAGGATGTGTCGCGCGGCATCGGCCTCGACAACCGGATCGGCAGCAAATTCCTCCACGCCGGGCCCGGCTATGGCGGTTCCTGCTTCCCCAAGGATACGCTGGCGCTGGTCAAGACGGGGCAGGATTTCGACACGCCGATTCGCATCGTCGAAACGGTCGTGCAGGTGAATGACCTGCGCAAGCGGGCCATGGGCCGCAAGATCGTGAAGGCGCTGGGCGGCGACGCCCGCGGCAGGACGGTGGCGCTGCTCGGGCTCACCTTCAAACCCAATACCGACGACATGCGCGACGCGCCAAGCCTTGCCATCGTTCAGGCGCTGGAGGACGCGGGTGCAAGGATCGTCGCCTATGATCCCGAGGGCATGGACGTCGCCAAGCCAATGATGTCCAGCGTCACGATGGTGAAGGACGCATATGAGGCTGCGGCAGGAGCCGACGCGCTGGTGCTGGTCACCGAATGGGACATTTTCCGCGCGCTCGACCTAAAACGCCTCGCCGCGTCGATGAACAAGCCCGTGCTGATCGATCTGCGCAACATCTATCCGCGTAGCGAGGCGGAAGCCGCAGGCTTCTCGCTTACGCGCGTGGGTGGCAAAGGCGTAGACGCCTGA